One Ahaetulla prasina isolate Xishuangbanna chromosome 1, ASM2864084v1, whole genome shotgun sequence DNA window includes the following coding sequences:
- the NR4A2 gene encoding nuclear receptor subfamily 4 group A member 2 isoform X2 yields MPCVQAQYGSSPQGASPATQSYSYHHSAAAGEYSSDFLTPEFVKFSMDLTNTEITATTSLPSFSTFMDNYGAAAAAAAGYDVKPPCLYQMPSQPPPPPPPAPSIKVEELPLHGHGYPPPPQPPAAGGPQAPDELAVYYKPCASPPTPAAGFAPGQSVWDEAGPLHGFHHHHHHHHQAYGGAAGGAAGGGGVHKAAPTAVPRLSLFSFKQSPPGMPVGSCQMRFDGPLHALPLNGEPSGHGPGAHHHHHHHHHHHDGQPFALPNPIRKQASAAAVGFPGLQIGHASQLLDAQVPSPPSRGSPSNEGLCAVCGDNAACQHYGVRTCEGCKGFFKRTVQKNAKYVCLANKNCPVDKRRRNRCQYCRFQKCLGVGMVKEVRTDSLKGRRGRLPSKPKSPQEPSPPSPPVSLISALVRAHVDSNPAMTSLDYSRFQANPDYQMSGDDTQHIQQFYDLLTGSMDIIRGWAEKIPGFTDLPKQDQDLLFESAFLELFVLRLAYRSNPVEGKLIFCNGVVLHRLQCVRGFGEWIDSIVEFSSSLQNMNVDISAFSCIAALAMVTERHGLKEPKRVEELQNKIVNCLKDHVTFNNGGLNRPNYLSKLLGKLPELRTLCTQGLQRIFYLKLEDLVPPPAIIDKLFLDTLPF; encoded by the exons ATGCCCTGCGTCCAGGCTCAGTACGGGTCCTCGCCGCAAGGAGCCAGCCCGGCCACGCAGAGCTACTCGTACCACCACTCGGCGGCTGCCGGGGAATACAGCTCGGACTTCTTAACGCCCGAGTTTGTCAAGTTTAGCATGGACCTGACCAACACTGAAATCACTGCCACCACTTCTCTCCCCAGCTTCAGTACCTTTATGGACAACTAcggcgccgctgccgccgccgctgcgGGTTACGACGTCAAGCCGCCCTGCCTCTACCAAATGCCGTCGCAGCCCCCGCCACCCCCGCCACCGGCGCCCTCCATCAAGGTCGAGGAGCTGCCCCTGCACGGCCACGGCTACCCGCCGCCGCCGCAGCCCCCTGCTGCCGGcgggccccaggcgcctgatgagcTGGCCGTCTACTACAAACCCTGCGCCTCGCCGCCCACCCCGGCCGCTGGTTTCGCGCCGGGTCAGAGCGTTTGGGACGAGGCCGGGCCGCTGCACGGcttccatcaccaccaccaccatcaccaccaagcTTACGGTGGGGCGGCAGGAGGAGCGGCTGGCGGCGGCGGCGTGCATAAGGCAGCCCCGACGGCGGTGCCCCGTCTCTCGCTTTTCTCCTTCAAGCAATCGCCGCCCGGCATGCCGGTGGGCAGCTGCCAGATGCGTTTTGATGGGCCCCTGCATGCCCTACCTCTCAATGGGGAGCCCTCGGGTCACGGGCCTGgcgcccaccaccaccaccatcaccatcaccaccaccacgacGGGCAGCCTTTCGCTCTGCCCAACCCTATCCGCAAGCAAGCCAGTGCCGCCGCCGTCGGCTTCCCCGGACTGCAGATCGGGCATGCCTCCCAGCTCCTGGATGCCCAGGTGCCTTCGCCGCCTTCGCGGGGCTCACCCTCCAACGAGGGGCTGTGCGCCGTCTGCGGAGACAACGCTGCCTGCCAGCACTACGGCGTGCGCACCTGCGAGGGCTGCAAAGGCTTCTTTAAG CGCACCGTCCAGAAAAACGCCAAATACGTTTGCTTAGCGAATAAGAACTGCCCCGTGGACAAACGCCGTCGGAATCGGTGCCAGTACTGTCGTTTTCAGAAGTGCCTTGGGGTCGGCATGGTCAAAGAAG TTCGCACAGACAGCTTAAAAGGCCGAAGGGGTCGTTTGCCCTCGAAACCGAAGAGCCCCCAGGAGCCTTCTCCCCCTTCGCCCCCGGTGAGTCTGATCAGTGCCCTGGTGAGAGCTCATGTCGACTCCAACCCGGCTATGACCAGCCTGGACTATTCCAGG TTCCAAGCAAACCCAGACTATCAGATGAGCGGTGATGATACGCAGCACATCCAGCAGTTTTATGATCTCTTAACTGGTTCCATGGATATTATCCGGGGCTGGGCAGAAAAGATCCCTGGCTTCACTGACCTTCCCAAACAAGACCAAGATCTGCTGTTTGAATCTGCCTTCCTGGAGCTTTTCGTCCTGCGGCTAGCCTACAG gtcAAACCCCGTGGAAGGGAAGCTCATTTTTTGTAATGGTGTGGTCCTGCACCGGCTGCAATGTGTCCGTGGGTTCGGGGAATGGATCGATTCCATTGTGGAGTTCTCTTCCAGCCTGCAGAATATGAACGTTGATATCTCTGCCTTCTCCTGCATCGCTGCCCTAGCCATGGTGACAG agaGGCACGGCCTGAAGGAGCCCAAACGGGTGGAAGAACTACAGAACAAGATTGTCAATTGCCTCAAGGACCACGTGACTTTCAACAACGGTGGCCTGAACCGGCCAAATTACTTGTCGAAACTCCTGGGCAAGCTCCCGGAACTGCGCACCCTCTGCACGCAAGGCCTGCAGCGTATTTTCTACCTGAAACTGGAAGATTTGGTGCCGCCACCAGCAATAATTGACAAACTTTTCTTGGacactttacctttttaa
- the NR4A2 gene encoding nuclear receptor subfamily 4 group A member 2 isoform X3, producing MDNYGAAAAAAAGYDVKPPCLYQMPSQPPPPPPPAPSIKVEELPLHGHGYPPPPQPPAAGGPQAPDELAVYYKPCASPPTPAAGFAPGQSVWDEAGPLHGFHHHHHHHHQAYGGAAGGAAGGGGVHKAAPTAVPRLSLFSFKQSPPGMPVGSCQMRFDGPLHALPLNGEPSGHGPGAHHHHHHHHHHHDGQPFALPNPIRKQASAAAVGFPGLQIGHASQLLDAQVPSPPSRGSPSNEGLCAVCGDNAACQHYGVRTCEGCKGFFKRTVQKNAKYVCLANKNCPVDKRRRNRCQYCRFQKCLGVGMVKEVVRTDSLKGRRGRLPSKPKSPQEPSPPSPPVSLISALVRAHVDSNPAMTSLDYSRFQANPDYQMSGDDTQHIQQFYDLLTGSMDIIRGWAEKIPGFTDLPKQDQDLLFESAFLELFVLRLAYRSNPVEGKLIFCNGVVLHRLQCVRGFGEWIDSIVEFSSSLQNMNVDISAFSCIAALAMVTERHGLKEPKRVEELQNKIVNCLKDHVTFNNGGLNRPNYLSKLLGKLPELRTLCTQGLQRIFYLKLEDLVPPPAIIDKLFLDTLPF from the exons ATGGACAACTAcggcgccgctgccgccgccgctgcgGGTTACGACGTCAAGCCGCCCTGCCTCTACCAAATGCCGTCGCAGCCCCCGCCACCCCCGCCACCGGCGCCCTCCATCAAGGTCGAGGAGCTGCCCCTGCACGGCCACGGCTACCCGCCGCCGCCGCAGCCCCCTGCTGCCGGcgggccccaggcgcctgatgagcTGGCCGTCTACTACAAACCCTGCGCCTCGCCGCCCACCCCGGCCGCTGGTTTCGCGCCGGGTCAGAGCGTTTGGGACGAGGCCGGGCCGCTGCACGGcttccatcaccaccaccaccatcaccaccaagcTTACGGTGGGGCGGCAGGAGGAGCGGCTGGCGGCGGCGGCGTGCATAAGGCAGCCCCGACGGCGGTGCCCCGTCTCTCGCTTTTCTCCTTCAAGCAATCGCCGCCCGGCATGCCGGTGGGCAGCTGCCAGATGCGTTTTGATGGGCCCCTGCATGCCCTACCTCTCAATGGGGAGCCCTCGGGTCACGGGCCTGgcgcccaccaccaccaccatcaccatcaccaccaccacgacGGGCAGCCTTTCGCTCTGCCCAACCCTATCCGCAAGCAAGCCAGTGCCGCCGCCGTCGGCTTCCCCGGACTGCAGATCGGGCATGCCTCCCAGCTCCTGGATGCCCAGGTGCCTTCGCCGCCTTCGCGGGGCTCACCCTCCAACGAGGGGCTGTGCGCCGTCTGCGGAGACAACGCTGCCTGCCAGCACTACGGCGTGCGCACCTGCGAGGGCTGCAAAGGCTTCTTTAAG CGCACCGTCCAGAAAAACGCCAAATACGTTTGCTTAGCGAATAAGAACTGCCCCGTGGACAAACGCCGTCGGAATCGGTGCCAGTACTGTCGTTTTCAGAAGTGCCTTGGGGTCGGCATGGTCAAAGAAG TAGTTCGCACAGACAGCTTAAAAGGCCGAAGGGGTCGTTTGCCCTCGAAACCGAAGAGCCCCCAGGAGCCTTCTCCCCCTTCGCCCCCGGTGAGTCTGATCAGTGCCCTGGTGAGAGCTCATGTCGACTCCAACCCGGCTATGACCAGCCTGGACTATTCCAGG TTCCAAGCAAACCCAGACTATCAGATGAGCGGTGATGATACGCAGCACATCCAGCAGTTTTATGATCTCTTAACTGGTTCCATGGATATTATCCGGGGCTGGGCAGAAAAGATCCCTGGCTTCACTGACCTTCCCAAACAAGACCAAGATCTGCTGTTTGAATCTGCCTTCCTGGAGCTTTTCGTCCTGCGGCTAGCCTACAG gtcAAACCCCGTGGAAGGGAAGCTCATTTTTTGTAATGGTGTGGTCCTGCACCGGCTGCAATGTGTCCGTGGGTTCGGGGAATGGATCGATTCCATTGTGGAGTTCTCTTCCAGCCTGCAGAATATGAACGTTGATATCTCTGCCTTCTCCTGCATCGCTGCCCTAGCCATGGTGACAG agaGGCACGGCCTGAAGGAGCCCAAACGGGTGGAAGAACTACAGAACAAGATTGTCAATTGCCTCAAGGACCACGTGACTTTCAACAACGGTGGCCTGAACCGGCCAAATTACTTGTCGAAACTCCTGGGCAAGCTCCCGGAACTGCGCACCCTCTGCACGCAAGGCCTGCAGCGTATTTTCTACCTGAAACTGGAAGATTTGGTGCCGCCACCAGCAATAATTGACAAACTTTTCTTGGacactttacctttttaa
- the NR4A2 gene encoding nuclear receptor subfamily 4 group A member 2 isoform X1: MPCVQAQYGSSPQGASPATQSYSYHHSAAAGEYSSDFLTPEFVKFSMDLTNTEITATTSLPSFSTFMDNYGAAAAAAAGYDVKPPCLYQMPSQPPPPPPPAPSIKVEELPLHGHGYPPPPQPPAAGGPQAPDELAVYYKPCASPPTPAAGFAPGQSVWDEAGPLHGFHHHHHHHHQAYGGAAGGAAGGGGVHKAAPTAVPRLSLFSFKQSPPGMPVGSCQMRFDGPLHALPLNGEPSGHGPGAHHHHHHHHHHHDGQPFALPNPIRKQASAAAVGFPGLQIGHASQLLDAQVPSPPSRGSPSNEGLCAVCGDNAACQHYGVRTCEGCKGFFKRTVQKNAKYVCLANKNCPVDKRRRNRCQYCRFQKCLGVGMVKEVVRTDSLKGRRGRLPSKPKSPQEPSPPSPPVSLISALVRAHVDSNPAMTSLDYSRFQANPDYQMSGDDTQHIQQFYDLLTGSMDIIRGWAEKIPGFTDLPKQDQDLLFESAFLELFVLRLAYRSNPVEGKLIFCNGVVLHRLQCVRGFGEWIDSIVEFSSSLQNMNVDISAFSCIAALAMVTERHGLKEPKRVEELQNKIVNCLKDHVTFNNGGLNRPNYLSKLLGKLPELRTLCTQGLQRIFYLKLEDLVPPPAIIDKLFLDTLPF, translated from the exons ATGCCCTGCGTCCAGGCTCAGTACGGGTCCTCGCCGCAAGGAGCCAGCCCGGCCACGCAGAGCTACTCGTACCACCACTCGGCGGCTGCCGGGGAATACAGCTCGGACTTCTTAACGCCCGAGTTTGTCAAGTTTAGCATGGACCTGACCAACACTGAAATCACTGCCACCACTTCTCTCCCCAGCTTCAGTACCTTTATGGACAACTAcggcgccgctgccgccgccgctgcgGGTTACGACGTCAAGCCGCCCTGCCTCTACCAAATGCCGTCGCAGCCCCCGCCACCCCCGCCACCGGCGCCCTCCATCAAGGTCGAGGAGCTGCCCCTGCACGGCCACGGCTACCCGCCGCCGCCGCAGCCCCCTGCTGCCGGcgggccccaggcgcctgatgagcTGGCCGTCTACTACAAACCCTGCGCCTCGCCGCCCACCCCGGCCGCTGGTTTCGCGCCGGGTCAGAGCGTTTGGGACGAGGCCGGGCCGCTGCACGGcttccatcaccaccaccaccatcaccaccaagcTTACGGTGGGGCGGCAGGAGGAGCGGCTGGCGGCGGCGGCGTGCATAAGGCAGCCCCGACGGCGGTGCCCCGTCTCTCGCTTTTCTCCTTCAAGCAATCGCCGCCCGGCATGCCGGTGGGCAGCTGCCAGATGCGTTTTGATGGGCCCCTGCATGCCCTACCTCTCAATGGGGAGCCCTCGGGTCACGGGCCTGgcgcccaccaccaccaccatcaccatcaccaccaccacgacGGGCAGCCTTTCGCTCTGCCCAACCCTATCCGCAAGCAAGCCAGTGCCGCCGCCGTCGGCTTCCCCGGACTGCAGATCGGGCATGCCTCCCAGCTCCTGGATGCCCAGGTGCCTTCGCCGCCTTCGCGGGGCTCACCCTCCAACGAGGGGCTGTGCGCCGTCTGCGGAGACAACGCTGCCTGCCAGCACTACGGCGTGCGCACCTGCGAGGGCTGCAAAGGCTTCTTTAAG CGCACCGTCCAGAAAAACGCCAAATACGTTTGCTTAGCGAATAAGAACTGCCCCGTGGACAAACGCCGTCGGAATCGGTGCCAGTACTGTCGTTTTCAGAAGTGCCTTGGGGTCGGCATGGTCAAAGAAG TAGTTCGCACAGACAGCTTAAAAGGCCGAAGGGGTCGTTTGCCCTCGAAACCGAAGAGCCCCCAGGAGCCTTCTCCCCCTTCGCCCCCGGTGAGTCTGATCAGTGCCCTGGTGAGAGCTCATGTCGACTCCAACCCGGCTATGACCAGCCTGGACTATTCCAGG TTCCAAGCAAACCCAGACTATCAGATGAGCGGTGATGATACGCAGCACATCCAGCAGTTTTATGATCTCTTAACTGGTTCCATGGATATTATCCGGGGCTGGGCAGAAAAGATCCCTGGCTTCACTGACCTTCCCAAACAAGACCAAGATCTGCTGTTTGAATCTGCCTTCCTGGAGCTTTTCGTCCTGCGGCTAGCCTACAG gtcAAACCCCGTGGAAGGGAAGCTCATTTTTTGTAATGGTGTGGTCCTGCACCGGCTGCAATGTGTCCGTGGGTTCGGGGAATGGATCGATTCCATTGTGGAGTTCTCTTCCAGCCTGCAGAATATGAACGTTGATATCTCTGCCTTCTCCTGCATCGCTGCCCTAGCCATGGTGACAG agaGGCACGGCCTGAAGGAGCCCAAACGGGTGGAAGAACTACAGAACAAGATTGTCAATTGCCTCAAGGACCACGTGACTTTCAACAACGGTGGCCTGAACCGGCCAAATTACTTGTCGAAACTCCTGGGCAAGCTCCCGGAACTGCGCACCCTCTGCACGCAAGGCCTGCAGCGTATTTTCTACCTGAAACTGGAAGATTTGGTGCCGCCACCAGCAATAATTGACAAACTTTTCTTGGacactttacctttttaa